The Anaerobacillus sp. CMMVII genomic sequence GAAAACATTGATAGAGAAGATTTAGAATTTATTTTTACCCAATTTTCCGATGATGATATAAATAAATACTTATTTGATGCTGATCCTTTAAAAGATATTAGCGAGGCGAACGACATAATAGAATTTTATTTAAAACCTGAGCCTAGACCACAACATAGATGGATAGTAATACGTAAAGTTGATGGGGTAAAGATGGGAACCTGTGGATTTCACTGTTGGAGTATCGAAAATTCTAAAGTTGAGATAGGCTATGACCTGAAAAAGGAATTTTGGGGAAATGGATACATGTTTGAAGCTTTAAAAGGAATTATAGAATTTGCTAAGAACTCAACGGATTTAAAGGAGATAAATGCCTGTATTTATACTAAAAATCAAAAGTCTATAAATTTAGCGAAAAAACTAGGTTTTGTTAGAACTGGTTCAAAGTATGAGATTTTTAGAGGGGAGAATACTTTCATAGTATATATTCTTTAAATTTATACTAGAGATATTAAACTTCCGGTCCCTGGCACTCCTAGTCAATGTCACTGACACACCGAAAAATCTTGTTTCACACCATGTTTCACAAGGGCGGTAAATCCAAAAGCATAACTAAACTATTTTACAGGAGGCGGTTTTTAAATCGTCTCCTTATTACTTTTTGTTTCAAAAGATATAGTTTCTGTAGTGATTTATTTTAATACTACTCTATATATCTGAAAAATAAGATAAGTAATATGGCACTGTTTTCCAAAAAAGGTGTAAAATTAATGTAAATTATAGTAGGTGATTACTAAAAAAAAATGGGAGGGCGAAAATGCAAACAAACGAAATTATAATCGAGGTCGATCAAGTAAGATCTGGAAAGGTGAATATCATTTCTTTTTACAGGGAAAATAAGCTGATAAATAAACCAATGCTAAAGCTAAAGGCAGGATCAGAGAGATATAACTATTATTACAGACACCATCTCGATGGCGATGATTTAGTCTTATTAAGTAAGCGGTTACCCGGCATTTATCCGTACGATGGCAGGAAGAGTACTAATGATTGGGCGGATGAAATGAAACGTGAGTTCAAGAGATTGATTGTAAATGGTGATTTTGATAAAAGGCTAGAAAAAGATGAAGTGGTGTACGATATTAGGTTTGTCTGGGTCAACAACTAATAATGAAGGTAAGGGGGGAGCATAGCATTATGTTAGAACTTTTTAAACGAAAAAAGAAATTTTGGGTCAACGTAGATATTCCGACGAAAATGTTTACCGTTCATACA encodes the following:
- a CDS encoding GNAT family N-acetyltransferase gives rise to the protein MDREDLEFIFTQFSDDDINKYLFDADPLKDISEANDIIEFYLKPEPRPQHRWIVIRKVDGVKMGTCGFHCWSIENSKVEIGYDLKKEFWGNGYMFEALKGIIEFAKNSTDLKEINACIYTKNQKSINLAKKLGFVRTGSKYEIFRGENTFIVYIL